The genomic DNA CACCCGCTGGGCCATCATCCGGTAGGCGATGACCGCGCGGCCGACGTCGGAGGCCTTCAGGGAGATTTTCGTGTCGTAGAAGCCGCGCTTTTCGAGCATGGCGAGATGCCGCAGGCCGCTCTCCACCATCGCTTCAGGGCTTGCCCCGCCGTATTTCTCGAGCAGTGGCTTCTCCAGCGAGCCCGAGTTGACCCCGATGCGGATCGGGATGCTGTTGGCCCGGGCGGCGGCGACGACTTCGCTCACGCGATCCTCGCCGTTGATGTTCCCCGGATTGATCCGCAGGCAATCCATTCCGGCATCCGCCGCCATCAGGGCGAACCGGTGGTCGAAATGGATGTCGGCGACCAGCGGCATATTGGTGCGCCGGCGGATTTCTTTTAAAGCCTGACCCGCCCGCTCGTCGGGAACCGCGAGACGGACAATCTCGCAACCCGCCTCCTCGAGCCGCCCGATCTGGGCCAGCGTCGCCTCCACATCGTGGGTGTAGGTGTTGCACATGGACTGGACGGCGACGGGCGCCCCGCCCCCGATCAGGATGCCGCGGACGGAAATCTGCCGGCTCCTCCGGCGGTGGAGCGGAAATTCGAAGGGATTGGCGCAGGGAACATCCTCTTCCGCCACAGGCTTGCCGGAGAAGACCATCGGGAGGCTTTGGAAGCCCGGCGCGGGCGCAGTCATTCCCCTGCCGGGCTCGGGCTTCACCTGGAAGACATCGTCCGTAAAGGGAGTGAACTCTGAAAAATTCATCATGCTCTCTCTAGCGGGCCCCGCCTGGCTGGGGGGCGGCCGGCGTATTTTTGGCCGGCGCCGTGCTCTGGGGCTTACCGAACAGATAATACACGCTGTCCTGATAGGTGGCGAAGAGCATCAGGGCGATCAGCAAGGCGGTCCCGACCTGCATCGCCATCTCCTGGACCCGCAGGCTCATCGGCTTCCCGCGGAGCGCCTCGAGGCCCAGAAAGAAAATGTGCCCGCCGTCGAGTATCGGGATGGGGAGCAAATTCAAAATCGCCAGGTTCAGGCTGAGAAGAATCGCGA from bacterium includes the following:
- the ispG gene encoding flavodoxin-dependent (E)-4-hydroxy-3-methylbut-2-enyl-diphosphate synthase produces the protein MVFSGKPVAEEDVPCANPFEFPLHRRRSRQISVRGILIGGGAPVAVQSMCNTYTHDVEATLAQIGRLEEAGCEIVRLAVPDERAGQALKEIRRRTNMPLVADIHFDHRFALMAADAGMDCLRINPGNINGEDRVSEVVAAARANSIPIRIGVNSGSLEKPLLEKYGGASPEAMVESGLRHLAMLEKRGFYDTKISLKASDVGRAVIAYRMMAQRVDYPLHLGITESGSLRTGSVKSAVGLGILLAEGIGDTIRVSLAADPVEEVRVAFEILKSLKIRQRGVNVVACPSCGRVQI